The following coding sequences are from one Methanohalophilus halophilus window:
- a CDS encoding 30S ribosomal protein S28e, which yields MADENLGYAAEVIDVIGNTGMHGEASQIQCRVLDGRDKGRIITRNCMGPVRIGDVLMLMETSREAKKLTTR from the coding sequence ATGGCAGATGAAAACTTAGGATATGCCGCGGAGGTCATAGATGTCATCGGCAATACCGGCATGCATGGCGAAGCAAGCCAGATCCAGTGCAGGGTACTGGATGGTCGGGACAAGGGCAGGATCATCACCCGTAACTGTATGGGCCCTGTTCGTATCGGCGATGTGCTGATGCTGATGGAGACTTCCAGAGAGGCAAAGAAACTTACAACAAGGTGA
- a CDS encoding 50S ribosomal protein L24e — protein METKKCSFCGTKLEPGTGILFAKKDGSTYNFCSSKCRNNYKMGRLPRRTIWTETGRTYMKKA, from the coding sequence ATGGAAACCAAGAAATGCTCTTTCTGCGGAACTAAACTGGAACCTGGAACTGGTATCCTTTTTGCAAAGAAGGACGGTTCTACTTACAACTTTTGCTCCTCTAAATGCAGGAACAATTACAAGATGGGTAGACTTCCAAGGCGTACTATCTGGACCGAAACGGGCAGAACCTACATGAAAAAAGCCTGA
- a CDS encoding 30S ribosomal protein S6e, which yields MVDFKIVVSDPKAKAYQFDVSGAEANKFIGKAIGETVEGTVVGLPGYTIQITGGSDRSGFVMLKNVPGPKRQRLLVAEGVGYKPKDKGMRRRKFLRGREIAPDIVQINTKVVGYGDKTIEEILGGGEEGETSEE from the coding sequence ATGGTAGATTTCAAAATTGTCGTATCAGATCCAAAAGCCAAAGCATACCAATTCGATGTGAGTGGTGCCGAGGCAAATAAGTTCATAGGAAAAGCAATAGGCGAAACTGTAGAAGGAACGGTAGTCGGTCTCCCCGGTTACACCATCCAGATTACTGGAGGAAGTGATAGAAGCGGTTTTGTCATGCTTAAGAATGTACCCGGTCCCAAGAGGCAGAGATTACTCGTAGCCGAGGGTGTCGGATATAAGCCAAAAGACAAAGGAATGCGTCGCCGTAAATTCCTAAGAGGAAGGGAAATAGCTCCGGATATTGTCCAGATCAACACAAAGGTTGTTGGATACGGAGACAAAACCATCGAAGAAATTCTCGGTGGCGGTGAAGAGGGAGAAACTTCCGAAGAGTAA
- a CDS encoding pyridoxamine 5'-phosphate oxidase family protein, with the protein MVKLTEDMKESIANVRPLPLATASKEGIPNVIPIGMCKLVDDATIWIVDNYFLKTRNNLEENPKASLYVWGEGSKGCFQIKGDVEIKTEGDEYDAAYAMAKEKGEKYPAKALIVMKITDVFECKGGPEAGKKLL; encoded by the coding sequence ATGGTAAAACTCACAGAAGATATGAAAGAATCAATTGCCAATGTCAGGCCGCTTCCCCTTGCCACCGCATCTAAAGAAGGTATACCAAATGTAATTCCAATTGGTATGTGCAAACTGGTGGATGATGCAACTATCTGGATTGTGGATAATTATTTTTTGAAAACCCGCAATAATCTTGAAGAAAATCCTAAAGCATCACTTTATGTATGGGGTGAAGGCTCAAAGGGCTGCTTCCAGATAAAAGGCGATGTTGAAATTAAGACTGAAGGTGATGAGTACGATGCTGCATATGCCATGGCAAAGGAAAAAGGAGAGAAATATCCTGCCAAGGCTTTGATTGTCATGAAAATTACCGATGTCTTTGAGTGCAAAGGCGGCCCTGAAGCCGGAAAGAAGTTGCTCTGA
- a CDS encoding DNA-deoxyinosine glycosylase, producing the protein MAKKGLEPIIHQDTEILILGSLPGEESLRQQKYYANKGNDFWKLTGDAIGEELDNKEYPEKLRILKEHKIGLWDVFREAERKGSGDSEIRYEVINDFSMLKVIAPNIRKILFNGKTRAGKYEYLLQEKGYDTAVLPSSSGANRQNRIEREKIWKQQLQC; encoded by the coding sequence ATGGCAAAAAAAGGACTTGAGCCGATAATCCACCAAGATACCGAAATCTTAATTCTGGGATCCCTGCCAGGAGAAGAATCCCTCAGACAACAAAAATATTATGCCAATAAAGGAAATGATTTCTGGAAACTCACAGGTGATGCTATCGGAGAGGAACTTGACAATAAGGAATATCCAGAAAAATTAAGGATCCTAAAAGAACATAAAATCGGCCTGTGGGATGTTTTCAGGGAAGCAGAAAGAAAGGGAAGTGGTGATTCTGAAATCAGGTATGAGGTTATTAATGATTTTTCCATGCTTAAAGTGATAGCACCTAACATACGTAAAATCCTTTTCAATGGAAAAACAAGAGCCGGGAAATACGAGTATTTGTTACAGGAAAAAGGATACGATACTGCAGTATTGCCTTCATCCAGTGGCGCCAACAGACAAAACAGAATTGAAAGAGAAAAAATATGGAAGCAGCAATTGCAATGCTGA
- a CDS encoding DUF4389 domain-containing protein has translation MDIRNSNIKQLFSYEKKASRLELFFRIIYSILIGIVLYIYGIFTGICLVLQWLVILIAGRRIEGLNRIIKGYLEYYTHVIGYLFLTTDIRPSIKPPSIAIFEKKLYYDRDTVEIIKKDN, from the coding sequence ATGGATATCCGGAATTCAAATATAAAACAGCTTTTCTCTTATGAGAAGAAAGCCAGCAGACTGGAATTATTTTTCAGGATCATTTATTCCATTCTTATAGGAATTGTACTCTATATATACGGGATATTTACAGGAATCTGTCTTGTCCTTCAATGGTTAGTAATCCTTATTGCAGGAAGAAGGATCGAAGGATTAAACCGTATCATAAAGGGCTACCTTGAGTACTATACTCATGTCATAGGTTATCTTTTCCTAACAACTGATATCAGGCCTTCCATAAAACCACCCTCAATAGCAATATTTGAAAAGAAGCTGTACTATGACAGGGATACAGTAGAGATAATAAAAAAAGATAACTGA
- the rpl7ae gene encoding 50S ribosomal protein L7Ae, which produces MEIMAKFDVPDELIDKALEAVEVARDTGKVKKGANEATKAVERGIAKLTVIADDVEPAEVVAHIGPLCEEKNAPYIYVKQQKELGAACGIGVGCAAVVITDAGKGAETIEDLAEKVSALK; this is translated from the coding sequence ATAGAAATTATGGCAAAATTTGATGTTCCAGATGAACTAATAGATAAAGCTCTTGAAGCAGTAGAAGTTGCCAGAGATACTGGCAAGGTAAAAAAAGGAGCTAACGAAGCTACAAAGGCTGTAGAAAGAGGTATTGCAAAACTGACAGTCATTGCGGATGATGTTGAACCTGCAGAAGTAGTAGCTCACATTGGTCCCCTTTGTGAAGAAAAGAATGCACCTTACATCTACGTAAAACAGCAGAAAGAACTTGGAGCCGCCTGTGGAATAGGCGTTGGCTGTGCTGCAGTAGTAATTACAGATGCAGGTAAGGGCGCAGAGACCATCGAGGACCTGGCCGAAAAAGTCAGTGCCCTCAAATAA
- a CDS encoding helix-turn-helix transcriptional regulator: MRRSLIDITCFSEKRKGLLLLLMEGNKDIDEIKEILDETSPSILPQIKILKENGLIVQENGMYSLTRIGMLLVHMLQEVFKTFDVLEDHFDYLNEHDLTPIPKELLHHIGELNNSEYVVPSLTDAFDPFAKIKPLTKMSIWIKAFIAVYHPEYPPFASEMVSKGANLSLIMTEPIFEKMKNDYPEATQILKNSDNSQILIYKGEVMPSLIIASDKYFLLSLMLKTCRYDNSYLMGTEKAAIKWTTKLYEWYEKKSELVPKKD; this comes from the coding sequence ATGAGGCGCTCACTTATTGACATTACATGTTTTTCCGAAAAACGTAAGGGTCTTCTTCTCCTGCTTATGGAAGGCAATAAGGATATTGATGAAATAAAAGAAATCCTTGATGAAACTTCGCCTTCAATTCTTCCCCAGATAAAAATATTAAAAGAAAACGGCCTCATCGTTCAGGAAAATGGAATGTATTCATTAACCAGAATTGGCATGCTGCTGGTGCACATGCTCCAGGAGGTCTTTAAAACATTTGATGTACTTGAAGATCATTTCGATTATTTAAATGAACATGATTTAACCCCTATTCCAAAGGAATTATTACATCATATCGGAGAATTAAATAATAGTGAATATGTCGTACCATCCCTTACAGATGCATTCGATCCTTTCGCAAAGATAAAACCACTTACAAAAATGTCTATCTGGATTAAAGCTTTTATTGCAGTCTATCATCCAGAATATCCCCCGTTTGCCTCTGAAATGGTCTCAAAGGGAGCAAACTTATCGCTGATAATGACAGAACCGATATTTGAAAAAATGAAAAATGATTATCCTGAAGCAACCCAGATACTCAAAAATTCAGACAATTCCCAGATATTGATCTACAAAGGAGAAGTTATGCCCTCCTTAATCATTGCTTCTGATAAATACTTCCTGTTATCCCTTATGTTGAAAACATGCCGTTATGACAACAGCTACCTTATGGGTACAGAAAAAGCAGCCATCAAATGGACTACCAAACTGTATGAATGGTATGAAAAAAAATCAGAGTTAGTCCCAAAAAAGGACTAA
- the ndk gene encoding nucleoside-diphosphate kinase has translation MERTYVMIKPDGVQRGLIGEIIGRIERRGLKISAMRMNVIDENDAKEHYSEHCEKPFFGSLISYVISAPSVSMIVEGKDAIKSMRTINGATNPSEAMPGTIRGDFALETGRNVVHASDSVESAEREINIHFKDDETNEYTRIDEEWLYE, from the coding sequence ATGGAACGCACATATGTTATGATCAAACCAGATGGAGTCCAGAGGGGACTTATTGGTGAGATCATAGGAAGAATCGAAAGGAGAGGCCTCAAGATAAGTGCCATGCGCATGAATGTTATCGATGAGAATGATGCAAAGGAACATTACAGCGAACACTGCGAAAAGCCATTTTTCGGTTCACTTATATCCTATGTAATTTCCGCTCCTTCAGTTTCAATGATTGTTGAAGGTAAGGATGCAATAAAATCCATGAGAACAATAAATGGTGCCACCAATCCATCCGAAGCAATGCCTGGTACTATCAGGGGCGATTTTGCTCTTGAAACCGGTAGAAATGTGGTACATGCATCCGATTCAGTAGAATCAGCTGAAAGAGAAATCAACATCCATTTCAAGGATGATGAGACAAACGAATATACCCGTATAGACGAAGAATGGCTCTATGAGTGA
- a CDS encoding PAS domain-containing protein has translation MKSVLEDIVNASPAIVFVWKEEERWPVEFVSKNISLFGYTPDDFISGALRYSDIIHPDDLEMVTEEVEKHLESGDEQFNLTYRVLTLKKDVRWVEERTIIHHNPDNTYYEGIIMDITSRKMEEKKVIDGALGMKKALETVINSSPVIVFLWRAEDDWPVEFVSENITQFGYEVEEFTSDKMVYGDIVHPDDIEKVRQGMARCVAEGNRQFTKEYRILTKNGDVRWVDERTKIQQNDTGDVTYLQGIIVDITERKDVESALYLEEKRHEALLKLYAMSDSSIQEIMDYAREQAVLLTESKIGFLAFLDETETNYAVISWSNGKQSSDEAPAESYSIWDEALYHRTPIINNEYLAEEDTGQKLIQRNLSVPIFEGGRIAGVVGVANKVQDYTPTDVRQLKLLMQGMWNIIQQKLADEELYQYMEDLKKSSEIKSVLSDVIKNSPAVVFIWWAEEDWPVEFVSENITQFGYTVNDFLSGKLVYADIVHPYDLERVQKELAKRIDAGQTDFNQEYRIMTKFGDVRWIDERTFIKYDEDGKVTYLQGIIVDITERKHSNDFMHLQYDLDSVLSSATSNSETFNRLLELALRITPIDSGALYLVDDKTGDLDLVAHHGLSDQFVNSTSHYERNSVQTRLVMSGQAVYKHHSELSAITSGKNLRYEGLHGTAIIPIRYHNEIIAALYLSSHSEYEIPDKSRHDLETIAKQIGEVLSNMHKEASVQKEISDLQILIDNVKEGIAVTDKKGALLYTNKILEKWIRYSADELKKMDITDLYPLRYRHVLDSVNKPINQNRPYSEDIRLHSSTGREIPCRVTLKNIKWNEKDCILGIYEHINTSATSIHNT, from the coding sequence ATGAAAAGTGTGCTTGAAGATATTGTCAATGCAAGCCCTGCAATTGTTTTCGTATGGAAGGAGGAGGAAAGGTGGCCTGTGGAGTTCGTCTCGAAAAATATCTCTCTTTTTGGCTATACTCCCGATGATTTTATTTCAGGCGCCTTAAGGTACAGTGACATAATCCATCCGGATGACCTTGAAATGGTAACTGAAGAGGTGGAAAAACATCTGGAAAGTGGAGATGAACAGTTTAACCTTACCTATCGTGTCCTAACCTTGAAAAAAGATGTACGCTGGGTCGAAGAACGTACCATAATCCACCATAATCCCGATAACACCTACTATGAGGGTATTATCATGGATATTACTTCCAGAAAGATGGAAGAAAAAAAGGTCATTGATGGCGCCCTGGGGATGAAAAAAGCCCTCGAAACAGTAATCAATTCAAGCCCTGTGATTGTTTTCCTGTGGAGAGCAGAAGATGACTGGCCCGTGGAATTTGTCTCGGAAAACATTACACAATTCGGATATGAAGTTGAAGAATTCACATCGGACAAAATGGTGTACGGTGATATCGTTCACCCTGATGATATAGAGAAAGTGCGCCAGGGGATGGCCCGTTGTGTTGCAGAGGGTAACAGGCAGTTCACCAAAGAATATCGGATCCTGACAAAAAATGGAGATGTACGCTGGGTGGATGAACGCACAAAAATCCAGCAAAATGATACAGGTGATGTGACATATCTGCAGGGTATAATTGTTGATATAACAGAAAGAAAGGATGTGGAAAGCGCCCTCTACCTTGAAGAAAAACGTCATGAAGCACTCTTGAAACTATATGCCATGTCCGATTCCTCAATTCAGGAAATTATGGATTATGCGCGTGAACAGGCAGTCTTACTAACTGAAAGCAAGATTGGCTTTCTGGCATTTCTGGATGAAACGGAAACAAACTATGCGGTTATTTCCTGGTCAAACGGCAAACAGAGTTCAGACGAGGCTCCGGCAGAGAGCTACAGTATCTGGGATGAAGCACTTTACCATCGCACCCCCATTATAAACAACGAATATTTAGCTGAAGAAGATACTGGTCAAAAATTAATCCAGAGAAATCTGAGTGTTCCCATTTTTGAAGGCGGTAGAATTGCTGGGGTTGTGGGTGTTGCCAATAAGGTGCAGGATTATACACCTACAGATGTGAGGCAATTAAAATTACTCATGCAGGGAATGTGGAATATAATCCAGCAAAAATTGGCTGATGAGGAATTATACCAGTATATGGAAGATTTGAAAAAATCAAGTGAAATAAAATCAGTCCTTTCTGATGTCATTAAAAACAGCCCTGCAGTCGTATTTATATGGTGGGCTGAAGAAGACTGGCCTGTTGAATTCGTCTCCGAGAATATAACACAGTTTGGCTACACTGTGAATGATTTCCTGTCGGGTAAACTGGTCTACGCTGACATAGTACACCCATACGACCTGGAAAGGGTCCAAAAAGAACTCGCAAAAAGAATCGATGCAGGACAGACTGATTTCAATCAAGAATACAGAATAATGACAAAGTTTGGAGATGTCCGCTGGATAGATGAAAGGACTTTTATCAAATATGATGAGGATGGAAAGGTAACGTATTTGCAAGGTATCATTGTAGACATCACAGAAAGAAAGCATTCTAATGATTTCATGCATCTGCAGTATGATCTTGACAGTGTCCTCAGTTCTGCCACATCAAATAGCGAGACATTCAACAGGCTACTGGAACTTGCACTGAGAATCACACCCATTGATTCAGGAGCCCTGTACCTTGTTGACGATAAAACAGGAGACCTGGACCTGGTAGCTCATCACGGACTGTCTGATCAGTTTGTGAATAGCACCTCCCACTATGAAAGGAATTCAGTACAGACACGACTGGTTATGAGTGGACAGGCGGTGTATAAACATCATTCCGAACTCAGCGCAATTACCAGCGGCAAGAACCTCCGGTATGAAGGCTTGCATGGAACTGCAATAATTCCGATTCGATACCACAACGAGATAATAGCTGCTCTCTATCTGTCCTCGCATTCTGAATATGAGATCCCCGATAAATCCAGACATGATCTCGAAACTATAGCAAAGCAAATCGGGGAAGTCCTATCAAATATGCACAAAGAAGCATCCGTCCAAAAGGAGATCAGTGATTTGCAGATATTGATTGACAATGTAAAAGAAGGGATTGCCGTTACCGATAAAAAAGGAGCGTTGCTTTATACAAACAAGATACTTGAGAAGTGGATACGATACTCTGCAGATGAACTTAAAAAAATGGACATTACAGATCTATATCCGCTGAGATACAGGCATGTCCTGGATTCTGTAAACAAGCCAATAAACCAAAACCGGCCTTATAGCGAAGATATCAGGCTACATTCCAGCACAGGAAGAGAAATTCCCTGCAGAGTAACTCTTAAGAATATAAAATGGAACGAAAAAGATTGCATACTTGGAATCTACGAACACATCAATACATCAGCAACCTCCATTCATAATACATAA
- the infB gene encoding translation initiation factor IF-2 → MTDNENLRTPIVCVMGHVDHGKTTLLDRIRGSSVAAGEAGAITQHIGATEVMIDSIIERSGASGMKNNFIVPGLLFIDTPGHHAFTSLRSRGGALADLAVVIVDINEGFMPQTKESLQILKRFKTPFVVVANKIDRIHGWQPHENASFLETYNKQSERVRADLDNKFYEIVGELYNSGFNSERYDRVSDFQRNIGIIPISAVTGEGIPDLLMVLLGLAQKFLESNLHYNASGPGEGTILEVKEEKGLGTTIDIILYDGTLKKGDTIIVGSLGEPIQTKVRALLKPNPMGEISAEEKFQNVESVTAAIGVKISAPNLDDALSGATVRAANPENLETIVKEVQEELEEVQISTGTIGVTLKADTIGSLEALVNELQKEDIPIRKAEVGDISQRDIIEVSAIEDPFNAVLIGFNVKMLPDAKEKAKGADLKIFQNDVIYRLIDDYKDWVKEKKEKSEKTISQLIVKPARFLLLPECTFRQSKPAVVGVRITGGKVKTNIGVTDNSGRVVGTIKGLQLEGENIKEASAGMEVAMAIDGPTIGRQIKEGDVLYSNIPEKHAKVLETEILDSLSADEMETLDAFLEIKRRDNPFWAK, encoded by the coding sequence ATTACCGATAACGAAAATCTCAGGACACCCATTGTATGCGTTATGGGACATGTGGATCACGGTAAGACCACACTGTTAGACAGAATACGCGGTAGTTCTGTGGCTGCAGGAGAAGCCGGTGCGATCACCCAGCATATCGGTGCAACGGAAGTAATGATCGATTCCATAATAGAACGTAGTGGTGCTTCCGGGATGAAGAACAATTTCATCGTACCCGGCCTTTTATTCATAGATACACCGGGACACCATGCATTCACATCCCTGCGTAGCAGAGGAGGAGCACTTGCAGATCTGGCAGTGGTAATTGTAGATATAAATGAGGGCTTCATGCCCCAGACAAAAGAAAGTCTGCAAATACTCAAACGATTCAAAACTCCCTTTGTGGTTGTGGCAAATAAGATAGACAGGATACATGGTTGGCAACCACATGAAAACGCGAGTTTTCTGGAAACTTACAACAAACAAAGTGAACGTGTAAGAGCCGATCTTGATAACAAGTTCTATGAAATTGTCGGGGAACTATATAACAGTGGTTTTAATTCTGAACGCTATGACCGTGTTTCTGACTTCCAGAGAAATATAGGAATAATACCAATAAGCGCGGTTACCGGCGAAGGTATACCTGACCTACTTATGGTATTACTCGGGCTGGCCCAGAAATTCCTCGAATCTAATCTTCATTATAACGCAAGTGGACCTGGTGAAGGAACAATACTTGAAGTAAAGGAAGAAAAGGGCTTGGGAACTACCATCGATATTATTCTCTATGATGGAACCCTCAAAAAAGGGGATACTATTATAGTCGGAAGTCTTGGGGAGCCTATTCAGACCAAAGTGAGGGCTTTGCTAAAACCCAATCCAATGGGAGAAATATCCGCCGAGGAAAAGTTCCAGAATGTGGAATCAGTTACGGCTGCTATTGGTGTAAAGATATCTGCGCCAAATCTTGATGATGCACTCTCAGGAGCCACTGTAAGAGCGGCTAACCCGGAAAACCTTGAAACAATTGTCAAAGAGGTTCAAGAGGAACTTGAAGAGGTACAGATTAGTACGGGCACCATAGGTGTGACTCTTAAAGCAGATACCATCGGATCACTGGAAGCGCTTGTTAATGAGCTCCAGAAGGAGGATATACCCATCAGAAAAGCCGAAGTAGGAGACATATCCCAGAGGGATATTATCGAGGTTTCGGCTATTGAAGATCCTTTTAATGCGGTTCTTATCGGCTTTAATGTGAAAATGTTACCTGATGCAAAAGAAAAAGCAAAGGGTGCCGATCTCAAAATATTCCAGAATGATGTTATTTACAGGCTTATTGATGATTACAAAGACTGGGTCAAAGAAAAGAAGGAGAAATCCGAAAAAACAATATCCCAGCTCATAGTCAAGCCTGCAAGATTCCTGCTTCTTCCAGAATGTACGTTCAGACAAAGCAAACCTGCTGTTGTTGGTGTAAGAATCACAGGTGGAAAGGTCAAAACTAACATCGGTGTTACAGATAACAGTGGTAGAGTTGTAGGCACAATAAAAGGACTCCAATTAGAAGGAGAAAACATCAAGGAAGCCAGTGCAGGGATGGAAGTTGCAATGGCGATTGATGGACCTACAATAGGTCGCCAGATCAAAGAAGGTGATGTACTTTATTCAAATATTCCCGAAAAGCATGCAAAGGTGCTTGAAACGGAGATACTTGACTCACTTTCGGCAGATGAAATGGAAACCCTCGATGCTTTCCTTGAAATCAAACGCAGGGATAATCCGTTCTGGGCCAAGTAA
- the pdxT gene encoding pyridoxal 5'-phosphate synthase glutaminase subunit PdxT, with translation MRIGIIAIQGDVSEHIDAVERALCERGIEGEVLEIRHEGIVPRCDAVILPGGESTTLGRLIEREGIAGEIQNAAMKGIPVLGTCAGLILVATRGDEQVHKTHQHLLGLMDVKVNRNAFGRQRESFEVDLDLPFLDSPYTAIFIRAPAIMDAGPEVDVLSTINGRIVAARQNNVLALAFHPELTPDLRLHHYFLDMISVT, from the coding sequence ATGCGTATCGGTATAATCGCCATACAGGGTGATGTTTCCGAACATATTGATGCCGTAGAACGTGCTCTTTGCGAAAGGGGGATTGAAGGTGAAGTGCTGGAAATCCGTCATGAAGGCATCGTCCCCCGGTGTGACGCCGTCATACTGCCCGGAGGGGAAAGTACAACATTGGGCCGCCTCATTGAAAGAGAAGGGATTGCAGGTGAAATTCAGAATGCTGCAATGAAAGGCATTCCTGTACTTGGCACCTGTGCCGGCTTGATCCTTGTGGCAACCCGCGGGGACGAACAGGTGCATAAGACTCATCAGCATCTTCTTGGTCTGATGGATGTAAAAGTCAATCGGAATGCTTTTGGAAGGCAGCGGGAGTCCTTTGAGGTTGATCTGGATCTTCCATTCCTGGATTCTCCCTATACAGCAATTTTCATCCGGGCACCTGCAATCATGGATGCAGGCCCGGAAGTTGATGTATTGTCAACAATTAATGGGAGAATTGTAGCAGCAAGACAAAACAATGTACTTGCTCTGGCTTTCCACCCCGAACTGACACCTGATCTGCGGTTGCATCATTATTTCCTGGATATGATTTCGGTTACCTGA
- a CDS encoding nucleoside deaminase, translating into MEIAIEQARLGMRDNLGGPFGAVIVKDKTIISRAHNRVLDSNDPTAHAEIMAIRIASSKLGTFDLSECEIYTTSYPCPMCMSALYWARIKTLYYGTTTTEVEKIGFDDGQIYRALCEGHNDTGMNMEKLDSKICQQLLSEWEEKEDKYMY; encoded by the coding sequence GACTGGGAATGAGAGACAATCTGGGTGGGCCCTTTGGAGCTGTGATTGTAAAAGATAAAACTATAATCTCCAGAGCACATAACAGAGTGCTTGATTCTAATGACCCCACGGCCCATGCTGAAATAATGGCAATCAGGATAGCCTCATCAAAGCTGGGAACATTTGACCTGTCTGAATGCGAAATATATACTACCTCTTATCCATGTCCCATGTGTATGTCCGCTCTGTACTGGGCACGCATCAAAACACTTTATTATGGGACAACAACGACCGAGGTAGAAAAGATCGGATTTGACGACGGACAGATATACAGGGCCCTGTGTGAAGGTCATAATGATACAGGAATGAATATGGAAAAGCTGGACAGCAAAATATGCCAGCAATTGCTGTCCGAATGGGAAGAAAAAGAAGACAAGTATATGTACTGA
- a CDS encoding tetratricopeptide repeat protein has product MSFLKKWYDKVSRKKQFTTLYRRGEEIYGNGYVLFEMGKYEEALDKYNEAAAIWGELKNKLLDLEDDMEDDVAILRKKCQNVLYSRCFVLYKMGKHEEALEVIDSFLEDDPQDPDKWFGHGVVMQSIGQHQKAVESFSKCLDLDSAFSDAWYCKATLLYHNGEFTQALECYKMAAQHSNIKDFAFPRYSFLNMNPKPKLKKDAAGILYGKGNTLFKLERFEEAIEAFKGAIDIEPESPQIWQGLANTYLKIGDEDRANKAFAKLLELDPENSQAKDHINPDYSAEEKE; this is encoded by the coding sequence ATGAGTTTTCTGAAAAAATGGTACGATAAAGTTTCCCGGAAAAAACAATTCACAACTCTTTATAGACGCGGTGAAGAAATATATGGAAACGGATATGTACTTTTTGAAATGGGCAAGTATGAAGAGGCGCTGGATAAATACAATGAGGCGGCCGCTATATGGGGCGAATTGAAAAATAAATTGCTCGATCTTGAAGATGATATGGAAGATGACGTGGCCATTTTGAGAAAAAAATGCCAGAATGTTCTTTATAGCCGTTGTTTTGTCCTTTACAAGATGGGAAAGCATGAAGAGGCTCTTGAAGTGATTGATAGTTTTCTTGAGGATGATCCGCAAGATCCTGATAAATGGTTTGGACACGGGGTTGTAATGCAATCGATAGGACAGCATCAAAAGGCGGTTGAATCGTTTTCCAAATGCCTGGATCTGGATTCTGCTTTCTCAGATGCCTGGTATTGTAAAGCCACTCTTCTTTATCACAATGGTGAATTTACGCAAGCCCTTGAATGTTATAAAATGGCGGCCCAACATTCAAACATCAAGGATTTTGCATTTCCACGATATTCATTTTTGAACATGAATCCAAAACCCAAACTTAAAAAAGATGCTGCGGGCATTTTATATGGGAAAGGTAATACTTTGTTCAAATTGGAGAGATTTGAAGAGGCTATAGAAGCCTTTAAAGGTGCCATTGATATAGAGCCAGAATCTCCCCAAATATGGCAGGGTCTTGCAAATACTTACCTGAAAATTGGAGACGAGGATAGGGCCAATAAAGCCTTTGCAAAGTTATTGGAACTTGATCCTGAAAACTCTCAGGCAAAAGACCATATAAATCCTGATTATTCTGCTGAAGAGAAAGAGTGA